In Gimesia panareensis, the genomic window CTGAATCTGATGCTTGCGCTGGCCAACCGCAACAACCCGGAAATCAAAGCGGCCCGCCGGATGATCCGCAAAGGCCTGTTTGGCAAGATCTATGCGATCGAACTCAACTACATCGCCGACCAGACCCGCTTGACGAGCAAAAATTATCACGCGGGCTGGTTTGCCCAGAAGGACCGGGCCGGCGGCGGTCATCTGATCTGGCTGGGCATTCACTGGCTGGACCTGGGGATGTACGTGACGGACTCGAAAATCACGGATGTCAGCGGCTTCGTCACGAATATCGGCGGACAGCCGATCGATGTGGAAGACTCGGTGGCACTCAGCCTGAAATTCAATAAAGGCTTCCTGGGAACTTTGACGTCAGGCTATTACACCAACCGCGGCAAACAGTCGCTGATTAAAATCTGGGGTTCGAAAGGCTGGCTGGAGATGGATTACTCAACCGGCCAATACCTGCAGTGGTACTTCAATTCAGACAAACCGGGGACGATTCATAAATTTGAAGAATCGATCCAGCCCCGGGGCTATACTCCGTGCGTGCATGCTGCGGTCCGTTCCGTGCTGGACAAGGAACCGCCCACTCTCGACAGTCACGACAGCCTGCAGGTATTGAGAACGATTTACGCCGCTTATAAAGCATCTCAAACAGGAGAAACACAACACATCTCCGTCGATTGAGTAAAGCGCGAAACTCAACTCAGTCGTAGGAATGACCCAGGTCATTCGTGCGGACGGCTTTCAGTTTGTCTGCCATCCGCTGTTTGAACCGGGCCACCAGCTTTTCGTAACCGGGCTTTTCAGCAAGGTTCGTATACTGCTTGGGATCCTGTTCCATATCGAACAGCTCGACACCGCCGGAAGCATCTTCCTTGTATTGAATATAGGCGTAGCGCTCATCGCGAAGCAGGAAGCCGCGATTGCCCTTGTTTCGCGGATCGACACTGAAGGCGGCATCGCGGACCTTGAGAGTCGGATCATCGAGCAGTGGAGCGAGATTTTTCCCCTGGATGCCAGTGGGGACATTCAGGTCACAGAGACTGCTGATGGTGGGATAGAGGTCGAGCAGTTCCGCCAGTGAATCACAGACGGCAGGTTGTTTTCCGGGCACGCTGATGATCAAAGGGACTGCCGCTGACTCTTCATGCAGGCTGACCTTGGCCCAGAAATCGTGTTCGCCCAGATGGTAGCCATGGTCGCTGGTGAAGATCACGATGGTCTTGTCGGCGATCCCTGCCTGCTCCAGTGCATCGAGCACTTTTCCCACCTGGCGATCCATGTAGGAGACGGCTGCCAGATAGCCACCCACCGCTTTTTTCTGACGGCGGATATCCATCTTCATGCCCTTACTGGTTTTATAATTGATGCCCAGTTTGGGAATGTCGTCCCAGTCGCCGGGAACTTTTTCTGGAAGCACATGTTTGCTGTAAGGTTTGAAAGGCGGGAAGTAAGTGCGGGGTGCGACAAAAGGAACATGCGGTCGGACAAAGCCGATGCCCAGAAAAAAGGGTTCGTCCTTGTGTTTTTGAATCAGCTCGACCGCTTTCTTAGATGTTTTACCATCGGAGTGCACAAGATCATCGCCGTCCGCTTCGACGACGACGAACGTATTGCCTCCCACGGCCGGCTTTTTGCCATCCGGATTATTTTCCAGTGTTTCGCCGTCTCCAGGCGCAGCCCATTCGGGTCCCTGGCTGTTGAATTTTTCGGTCCAGGAGGCGGGATCGTCGGTGCCGTCACTCCCCTTTTCGATGTCACCGGGGACGCCCATATGATAGATCTTACTGACGCGAGCCGTGTAATAGCCGTTGTTCTTAAACAACTGTGCCCAGGTGGGCCGATCGCCGATATAGGATCGCGGGCTGACATATCCGAAGGCTTTGCTGGCATGCGGATAATATCCGGACATGAACGAGGCGCGCGAGGGGCCACAATAAGTGGCCTGACAATAGGCGTGTGTGAACCGTGTCCCTTTCGCGGCGATGCTGTCGATATTCGGAGTCTGGCAGACCTTGTTTCCGTAACAGGACAAGGCAGTTGCGGTCAGGTCATCGGAGATAATAAACAGCACATTGTACTTCTGCTCGGCTGCGGACGCAGTGAGGTTAAGCGTCAGCAACAACAACAGACAGCAAAGCTGTAACGCGCGGGGGAGTTTCATCGGTGAGTTTCCATAATATTATGAGGACGAGATTTCGCAGATCAACTAAACATCAACAGACATTTATTCTACGGTCCCCTGCAGGCACCCACAACTCTGAATCGCGCAGCAACACGCTCAGACTGTTATTTCCTGTCACCTCAATCCAGGCGGTGGATGCTTATTCGTTGTCGTCGTGTTCGTGGGCAGGAATCACATCGACAAAGGAAACGCCGACCCGAATCTCATCAAAGTCGGTGGAATACCGACTGACGATTTTCACCCGTTCGATGCGGAGGTCCGGCGCCATCAAGCGGAGATCGACTTCATCCAACTCGGGAATTTTATTCAGCACCGGATTCAGCCAGAGATCGACCTCTTCCGCGCCCGGTCGAAACAGAATCCGTCCGACAATCAGGACGGCCTGACCGGACAGAACATCGCTGGAAGCGGTGTTGATTTCCGTGCCGTTGACCTGCCCGGCGGCAGCCCAGTTGCCGCGCACCGCTGAGGCCAGTTTTCCAATCCGCAGACTGGACTCCTCATTGCCAAAGTCGATGTAGGCATAACGCCCGTCGCCGGCATTATCATACGACTGCGCCATAAAGCTGAACCAGAGGATTTCCCCATCCGCACCAAAGCCTTTGGAATCCGACAACGCATGCGGTACCTGCTGCAGATCGATATGCCGTACGGAAACGGACTCGGAAACCTGTCCGGTACGATACTGCCCTCCCTTGGTCAGCAGCATGTTGCCGTACTGGTCGGAAAAGCCCAGTGTCCCGAACAGTCGCATGTCATTTTTGCCCAGGTTTTTCTTTTTCGTATCATGGACGATCGAGGCAGAAATCGGACCTTCATCGATCCAGGGTCCTGCCCAGCCGACACCACCATTGAGGCCATTGACAC contains:
- a CDS encoding anti-sigma factor, producing MSDLSEYKESTALENIDAYLDGEELSEKEAQQLEQWIKTDSQNADQAFRRVFLHSYLRQRFQTRAIGEMQARELASQKQEPLILPSESEIEIKPEPKSKPQKATRSQPRRRHPLLSWRWMLLFGIGIVSTFNLAVLFIKDFQIPYDEDKAFEQPINFDSDYMKKTFLMARVAAQPFLYEGFDYSREELAEKETEGVNGLNGGVGWAGPWIDEGPISASIVHDTKKKNLGKNDMRLFGTLGFSDQYGNMLLTKGGQYRTGQVSESVSVRHIDLQQVPHALSDSKGFGADGEILWFSFMAQSYDNAGDGRYAYIDFGNEESSLRIGKLASAVRGNWAAAGQVNGTEINTASSDVLSGQAVLIVGRILFRPGAEEVDLWLNPVLNKIPELDEVDLRLMAPDLRIERVKIVSRYSTDFDEIRVGVSFVDVIPAHEHDDNE
- a CDS encoding Gfo/Idh/MocA family protein produces the protein MPDKATVALIISETSPHLGAYFPALASCEDIKEIVLSDEGHKHTAQAKEKLGNKLTRVYDNPAQLFEKEKPDMALVTLEAAKAPAAIDLALDHGCDVFAEKPACTNIDQFEALVQKADSKHLNLMLALANRNNPEIKAARRMIRKGLFGKIYAIELNYIADQTRLTSKNYHAGWFAQKDRAGGGHLIWLGIHWLDLGMYVTDSKITDVSGFVTNIGGQPIDVEDSVALSLKFNKGFLGTLTSGYYTNRGKQSLIKIWGSKGWLEMDYSTGQYLQWYFNSDKPGTIHKFEESIQPRGYTPCVHAAVRSVLDKEPPTLDSHDSLQVLRTIYAAYKASQTGETQHISVD
- a CDS encoding sulfatase; translation: MKLPRALQLCCLLLLLTLNLTASAAEQKYNVLFIISDDLTATALSCYGNKVCQTPNIDSIAAKGTRFTHAYCQATYCGPSRASFMSGYYPHASKAFGYVSPRSYIGDRPTWAQLFKNNGYYTARVSKIYHMGVPGDIEKGSDGTDDPASWTEKFNSQGPEWAAPGDGETLENNPDGKKPAVGGNTFVVVEADGDDLVHSDGKTSKKAVELIQKHKDEPFFLGIGFVRPHVPFVAPRTYFPPFKPYSKHVLPEKVPGDWDDIPKLGINYKTSKGMKMDIRRQKKAVGGYLAAVSYMDRQVGKVLDALEQAGIADKTIVIFTSDHGYHLGEHDFWAKVSLHEESAAVPLIISVPGKQPAVCDSLAELLDLYPTISSLCDLNVPTGIQGKNLAPLLDDPTLKVRDAAFSVDPRNKGNRGFLLRDERYAYIQYKEDASGGVELFDMEQDPKQYTNLAEKPGYEKLVARFKQRMADKLKAVRTNDLGHSYD